A genomic segment from Flavobacterium sp. 9R encodes:
- a CDS encoding PKD domain-containing protein yields the protein MKKLVLILAIVCIGFGGVYSSCSSDAERIVDCLTEQINLKLSHSLDTQNQKKSLYTVRYTGSLSLNNTIQWDFGDGQKATLSGTTAEHIFTAAGKYTVKAKVTLNKGNSSCTTTLETTVTIP from the coding sequence ATGAAAAAGCTAGTACTTATTTTAGCAATTGTTTGCATTGGTTTTGGTGGAGTTTATAGCTCTTGTTCTTCAGATGCCGAAAGAATTGTAGATTGTCTAACGGAACAAATCAACTTAAAGCTTTCGCATTCATTAGATACTCAAAATCAAAAGAAAAGCTTGTACACGGTCCGATACACTGGGTCACTTTCATTGAATAACACCATTCAATGGGATTTTGGTGACGGTCAAAAAGCAACGTTAAGTGGCACCACGGCAGAACATATTTTTACCGCAGCAGGCAAATACACTGTAAAAGCAAAAGTAACCCTGAATAAAGGAAATTCTTCTTGTACGACTACTTTAGAAACTACGGTTACTATTCCGTAG
- a CDS encoding Fic family protein, with protein sequence MKPPYDITPDILRLIASISTKIGEVNAKYLVKQSPTLRKQNQIKTIHSSLSIEGNTLSESQITAILENKRVIGPEKDIVEVLNALEVYKKIRSFKYHSNKDFLKAHQMLMKGLVENPGKYRTKGVGIVKGTQVEHIAPPYENLPFLMQDLFHYLKDTSELTLIKSCVFHYEMEFIHPFMDGNGRMGRLWQTIILMNEYPIFEFLPFESLIAKNQEAYYKALSTSDKEGKSTAFIVYMLQIIEVSLTELLLNSNRKLNETERLELFLEQPITVFSRKDYLKFFTELSTATASRDLKNGILKGLITKEGDQKNTIYQKSV encoded by the coding sequence ATGAAACCACCCTACGATATTACTCCTGATATTTTGCGATTAATTGCTTCTATTTCAACTAAAATAGGAGAGGTTAATGCCAAATATCTAGTGAAACAAAGTCCAACATTAAGAAAGCAAAATCAAATAAAAACGATTCATTCTTCTCTTAGTATTGAAGGGAATACCTTGTCTGAGTCACAGATTACTGCAATTCTTGAAAACAAGAGAGTGATAGGTCCCGAAAAAGATATTGTAGAGGTGTTAAACGCTTTAGAGGTCTATAAAAAAATCCGTTCTTTTAAGTATCATTCCAATAAAGATTTTCTAAAGGCTCATCAAATGTTGATGAAAGGATTGGTCGAAAATCCAGGAAAATATCGAACAAAAGGTGTTGGTATTGTAAAAGGAACTCAAGTAGAACATATTGCTCCTCCCTACGAGAATTTACCTTTTTTGATGCAAGATTTGTTTCATTATTTAAAAGACACTTCAGAATTGACGCTCATTAAAAGTTGTGTTTTTCATTATGAGATGGAATTTATTCATCCTTTTATGGACGGAAATGGTAGAATGGGGAGATTATGGCAAACCATTATCTTAATGAATGAATATCCGATATTTGAATTCTTGCCTTTTGAATCACTTATTGCTAAAAACCAGGAGGCTTATTACAAAGCGTTGTCAACCTCTGACAAAGAAGGAAAATCAACTGCGTTTATTGTCTATATGCTTCAAATTATTGAAGTCTCATTGACTGAATTACTACTAAATAGTAACCGAAAATTAAATGAAACCGAACGATTGGAATTGTTTTTAGAACAACCTATCACTGTTTTTTCTAGGAAAGATTACTTAAAGTTTTTTACGGAATTGTCTACGGCTACAGCAAGTAGAGATTTAAAAAACGGAATTTTAAAAGGCTTAATCACTAAAGAAGGAGACCAGAAAAATACCATTTACCAAAAAAGCGTTTAG
- a CDS encoding endonuclease/exonuclease/phosphatase family protein, translated as MRYKWLIFGFLLALGTSPLFSQTKKFKIHTVAFYNFENLFDTINDPDTFDEEWTPDGLQRWTKAKYQTKLHHLAQVLSEIGTPENKELPTFIGGCEIENRAVLEDLIQQSQLQEAEYGIIHFDSPDKRGIDVALLYRKKWFRPTNFSVIPLYLNASPESEKNNTAASIAEKTEDDVPILAPTKRIYTRDQLLVSGYLDGEEIHLLVNHWPSRSGGEQKTSAYREAAGKLNKKIIDSLQQLNVNAKIITMGDLNDGPHNKSIKVALGAKGIKTAVAPYEIFNPFEALLSKGLGTIAHQDAWDVFDQIMLTGTWLSSDYSTWQYWKAGIFQRNYLIQTQGKFKGYPLRHSLTEVGYSDHFPVYVYLIREGK; from the coding sequence ATGAGATATAAATGGTTGATTTTTGGATTCTTGCTTGCTTTGGGGACATCTCCTCTATTTTCACAAACCAAAAAATTCAAAATACACACGGTTGCGTTTTACAATTTTGAAAACCTTTTTGACACCATCAACGACCCCGATACTTTTGACGAAGAATGGACGCCCGATGGTTTGCAACGATGGACAAAAGCAAAATACCAAACCAAACTCCATCATTTGGCACAAGTACTTTCAGAAATAGGCACTCCTGAAAACAAAGAATTGCCCACTTTTATCGGTGGTTGTGAAATCGAAAACCGAGCCGTACTCGAAGATTTGATTCAACAATCTCAACTACAAGAGGCCGAATATGGTATCATTCACTTTGATTCGCCCGACAAGCGCGGTATTGATGTGGCTTTGTTATACCGAAAAAAATGGTTTCGACCAACAAACTTCAGTGTGATTCCATTGTATTTGAATGCTAGTCCAGAATCTGAAAAAAACAATACCGCTGCATCAATAGCTGAAAAAACAGAAGATGATGTTCCCATTCTAGCACCAACCAAAAGGATTTACACTCGAGACCAATTGCTCGTTAGTGGCTATTTAGATGGAGAAGAAATCCATCTCCTTGTCAATCACTGGCCTTCTCGTTCGGGTGGCGAGCAAAAAACAAGTGCGTACAGAGAAGCCGCAGGAAAACTGAACAAGAAAATTATCGATTCGTTGCAACAACTCAATGTCAATGCAAAAATCATTACGATGGGTGACCTCAATGATGGTCCTCATAACAAGAGTATAAAAGTAGCTTTAGGAGCCAAAGGAATAAAAACAGCGGTAGCTCCATACGAAATCTTCAATCCGTTTGAAGCTTTGTTGAGCAAAGGATTAGGTACGATTGCACACCAAGATGCTTGGGATGTTTTTGACCAAATTATGCTTACAGGCACTTGGCTCAGTTCAGATTATTCGACTTGGCAGTATTGGAAAGCAGGCATTTTCCAACGGAATTACCTCATTCAAACTCAAGGAAAATTCAAAGGCTATCCACTCAGGCATTCCCTAACCGAAGTTGGGTATAGCGACCATTTCCCTGTGTATGTCTATTTGATTAGAGAAGGGAAATAG
- a CDS encoding type II toxin-antitoxin system RelE/ParE family toxin: protein MVPKEIVWSTLSEIQFKTILEFYYYRNGNANYSMKFLSEVEDLLETLSKTPFIGRLTSNKFTRVIPVKKYLIFYEIRENTIEIVAFWDNRQDSEKRKVR, encoded by the coding sequence ATGGTTCCAAAAGAAATAGTTTGGTCAACTTTATCCGAAATTCAGTTCAAAACGATACTTGAATTTTATTACTACAGAAATGGAAATGCAAATTATAGTATGAAATTTCTGTCGGAAGTAGAAGATTTATTAGAAACGTTATCCAAAACACCTTTTATTGGAAGACTAACTTCTAACAAATTTACTCGTGTTATTCCTGTAAAAAAGTACTTGATTTTTTATGAGATACGAGAGAATACTATTGAAATTGTAGCTTTTTGGGATAATCGACAAGATTCAGAAAAACGAAAAGTTAGATAA
- a CDS encoding MBL fold metallo-hydrolase, with amino-acid sequence MRKVFGWVLLFLVSTIVSFGQKAKPVFEVVPLGVYGGIDERNLSAYLVAPFGTKEYVCLDAGTVHSGIEKAIEKGTFSVPSSTVLRQYIKGYCISHAHLDHVSGLIINSPADSTKTVYAIAPAMKMMQNHYFNDQTWANFGDEGLGKPLKKYHFETLSFGKTIPISNTSMTVQAFPLSHVNPYESTAFLIKKDNNAVLYLGDTGPDSVEKTTNLADLWKAIAPLIQKQELKGIFIEVSFPNEQPDAFLFGHLTPKHLMKEMQVLAALTGKEALQKCKIIITHLKPPAASIQKIKQQLAAPNDLGLTFVFPEQGVRMEL; translated from the coding sequence ATGAGAAAGGTTTTTGGATGGGTGCTGTTGTTTTTAGTGTCCACGATAGTTTCTTTTGGACAAAAAGCGAAACCCGTTTTTGAAGTGGTGCCTTTGGGAGTTTATGGCGGAATCGATGAACGAAATTTGTCGGCCTATTTAGTGGCTCCTTTCGGGACAAAGGAATACGTTTGTTTAGATGCAGGAACCGTTCATTCAGGCATTGAAAAAGCAATTGAAAAAGGTACTTTCTCTGTACCTTCAAGTACAGTTTTGCGCCAATACATCAAAGGCTATTGTATTTCACACGCGCATTTGGACCACGTGTCGGGTTTGATTATCAATTCACCCGCCGATTCGACCAAAACCGTTTACGCCATAGCTCCTGCTATGAAAATGATGCAAAACCATTATTTCAACGACCAGACTTGGGCGAATTTTGGCGATGAAGGTTTGGGGAAACCCTTAAAAAAATACCATTTCGAAACGCTTTCTTTTGGGAAAACCATACCCATTTCGAATACCTCAATGACGGTACAAGCATTTCCGTTGAGTCACGTAAATCCTTACGAAAGCACAGCTTTTTTAATCAAAAAAGACAACAATGCGGTCTTGTATTTAGGCGACACAGGACCCGACTCCGTAGAAAAAACCACAAACCTAGCCGACCTTTGGAAGGCCATCGCGCCCTTGATTCAAAAACAAGAGTTGAAAGGCATTTTTATAGAAGTTTCGTTTCCTAACGAACAACCCGATGCATTCCTATTCGGACATTTAACACCAAAACATTTGATGAAAGAAATGCAGGTTTTAGCAGCACTCACTGGGAAAGAAGCCTTGCAAAAATGCAAAATCATCATTACCCATTTGAAACCTCCTGCAGCTTCAATCCAAAAAATAAAGCAACAATTAGCGGCTCCAAACGATTTGGGATTGACTTTTGTTTTTCCTGAACAAGGGGTACGTATGGAGTTGTAG
- a CDS encoding DUF4256 domain-containing protein has translation MLPLQPLTSEEQKQLLQLLQKRFEQNSHRHQGILWENVVTKLQQQPLKLHSLQAMEETGGEPDVVGYDEVTNEYLFYDCSAESPKGRRSWCYDAKALDERKEFKPENFAVAAAEAMGITLLNESEYRYLQQFGPFDTKTSSWLLTPSPIRALGGALFGDYRYKTVFVYHNGASSYYAARGFRGSLRV, from the coding sequence ATGCTCCCTCTACAGCCCCTTACTTCCGAAGAACAAAAGCAATTGTTGCAATTGCTACAAAAACGTTTTGAGCAAAATAGCCATCGGCATCAGGGCATACTGTGGGAGAACGTAGTAACAAAACTACAGCAACAACCGTTGAAGTTGCATTCGCTCCAAGCTATGGAAGAAACTGGTGGTGAACCAGATGTGGTGGGCTATGATGAGGTTACTAATGAATATCTTTTTTATGATTGTTCGGCTGAGAGCCCCAAAGGGCGTCGCAGTTGGTGTTATGATGCCAAAGCTTTAGACGAAAGAAAAGAATTCAAACCTGAAAATTTTGCGGTAGCAGCGGCTGAAGCTATGGGAATTACGCTACTAAACGAATCCGAATACCGCTATTTGCAACAATTTGGACCATTCGACACGAAAACTTCTAGTTGGTTGTTGACGCCCTCTCCAATTCGCGCTTTAGGAGGTGCTTTATTTGGCGATTACCGTTACAAAACGGTTTTTGTATACCACAATGGCGCATCATCTTATTATGCAGCCAGAGGGTTTAGAGGTAGTTTGCGAGTGTAA
- a CDS encoding metallophosphoesterase family protein, translated as MRTLVIGDIHGGLRALHQVLERAKVTPSDQLIFLGDYVDGWSQSPQVIDLLIEMKKTHNIICIKGNHDELFLDYLDSGKDNPLWYKHGGEATVLAYEKVDDATIQQHIEFLHSLENYYLDDHNRLFIHAGFTNLNGIHYEYFPRLFYWDRTLWETAVALDKALPKDHLSYPKRLTLYNEIYIGHTPVTRLEQTIPVQMANVWNVDTGAAFKGPLTIMDIDTKEYWQSEPLHQLYFDEKGRN; from the coding sequence ATGAGAACATTAGTTATTGGAGATATACACGGCGGTTTGCGTGCCTTGCATCAAGTGTTGGAGCGAGCAAAAGTTACGCCCTCCGATCAATTGATTTTTTTGGGCGATTATGTCGACGGCTGGAGCCAATCTCCACAAGTTATCGATTTGCTCATCGAAATGAAAAAAACACATAACATAATCTGTATTAAAGGGAATCACGATGAACTTTTTTTAGATTACCTCGATAGCGGAAAAGACAATCCCTTGTGGTACAAACACGGTGGAGAAGCAACCGTATTGGCTTATGAAAAAGTGGACGATGCTACCATTCAACAACATATCGAATTCTTACACTCTTTAGAAAATTATTACCTAGATGATCACAATCGATTGTTTATTCACGCGGGTTTTACCAATCTTAATGGAATTCATTACGAATATTTTCCTCGCTTATTTTATTGGGATAGAACCCTTTGGGAAACGGCTGTAGCCTTGGATAAAGCATTGCCAAAAGACCATTTGTCGTACCCCAAACGCCTAACGCTTTATAACGAAATTTATATTGGCCACACTCCAGTCACTCGATTAGAGCAAACGATACCCGTTCAAATGGCCAATGTTTGGAATGTAGACACAGGTGCCGCCTTCAAAGGGCCACTCACAATTATGGATATCGATACCAAAGAATACTGGCAAAGCGAACCCTTACATCAGTTATATTTCGACGAAAAAGGAAGAAATTAA
- a CDS encoding aldehyde dehydrogenase family protein: MTTIATQFGMNEALAQLGIKAVNEGTSTGTQHFASGSLLESYSPVDGQLIASVTTSSAADYEKVMQTATVAFKTFRLMPAPQRGEIVRQFGEKLRKNKEALGKLVSYEMGKSLQEGYGEVQEMIDICDFAVGLSRQLHGLTMHSERPGHRMYEQYHSLGVVGIISAFNFPVAVWAWNTALAWICGDVCVWKPSEKTPLCGVACQNIIAEVLKENNLPEGISCLINGDYTIGELLTKDARVPLISATGSTRMGKIVAQTVAGRLGKSLLELGGNNAIIVTPDADIKMTVIGAVFGAVGTAGQRCTSTRRLIIHESMYDKVKDAIVAAYGQLRIGNPLDEKNHVGPLIDTQAVAMYNQALTKVVAEGGKILVEGGVLSGEGYESGCYVKPAIAEAQNNFEIVQHETFAPVLYLMKYSGDVENAIEIQNGVAQGLSSAIMTNNLREAERFLSVAGSDCGIANVNIGTSGAEIGGAFGGEKETGGGRESGSDAWKVYMRRQTNTINYTTNLPLAQGIKFDL; the protein is encoded by the coding sequence ATGACAACAATAGCAACTCAATTCGGAATGAACGAAGCCCTAGCGCAACTAGGAATTAAAGCAGTAAATGAAGGAACTTCTACTGGAACGCAGCATTTTGCGAGCGGTTCATTATTAGAAAGTTATTCTCCTGTAGACGGACAATTAATTGCATCGGTAACGACAAGTTCTGCTGCGGATTATGAAAAAGTGATGCAAACTGCTACGGTTGCTTTCAAAACGTTTCGATTGATGCCAGCCCCACAACGTGGAGAAATTGTACGTCAGTTTGGAGAAAAATTACGCAAAAACAAAGAAGCTTTAGGAAAACTGGTTTCTTATGAAATGGGGAAATCGTTGCAAGAAGGCTATGGTGAAGTTCAGGAAATGATTGACATTTGTGACTTTGCAGTAGGATTGTCTCGACAGTTACACGGATTGACAATGCACTCCGAGCGTCCGGGACACAGGATGTATGAGCAATACCATTCGCTTGGGGTAGTCGGTATTATTTCTGCTTTCAACTTTCCGGTAGCGGTTTGGGCTTGGAATACGGCTTTGGCTTGGATTTGTGGCGATGTTTGCGTTTGGAAACCTTCTGAGAAAACACCTCTTTGCGGAGTAGCTTGTCAAAATATTATTGCCGAAGTGTTAAAAGAAAACAACCTTCCAGAAGGAATTTCTTGTTTGATTAACGGCGATTACACTATTGGTGAATTGTTAACCAAAGACGCTCGTGTTCCCTTAATTTCGGCTACAGGTTCTACTAGAATGGGGAAAATTGTAGCACAAACAGTTGCAGGTCGTTTAGGAAAATCACTTTTAGAATTGGGCGGAAACAATGCGATAATTGTGACTCCTGATGCTGATATCAAAATGACGGTAATTGGTGCTGTTTTTGGCGCTGTTGGAACCGCAGGACAACGTTGCACTTCAACACGCAGATTGATTATCCACGAAAGTATGTATGACAAAGTAAAAGACGCTATTGTGGCTGCATATGGACAATTGCGAATTGGAAATCCATTGGATGAAAAAAACCACGTGGGACCACTTATTGACACACAAGCCGTTGCAATGTATAACCAAGCGTTGACTAAAGTAGTAGCCGAAGGCGGTAAAATTCTAGTTGAAGGTGGCGTACTTTCGGGTGAAGGATATGAGAGCGGTTGTTATGTAAAACCAGCTATTGCTGAGGCTCAAAACAATTTCGAAATTGTACAACACGAAACGTTTGCCCCTGTATTGTATTTGATGAAATACAGTGGCGATGTTGAAAATGCGATTGAAATACAAAATGGTGTAGCTCAAGGTTTGTCTTCTGCTATTATGACGAATAATTTACGTGAAGCAGAACGTTTCTTATCTGTAGCAGGATCGGATTGTGGCATTGCCAATGTGAATATTGGTACTTCTGGAGCGGAAATTGGAGGTGCTTTTGGTGGAGAAAAAGAAACTGGTGGCGGAAGAGAGTCAGGATCTGACGCTTGGAAAGTGTATATGCGTCGCCAAACGAATACCATCAATTACACGACCAATTTACCTTTGGCACAAGGGATTAAATTTGATTTGTAA
- a CDS encoding VOC family protein: MKKAITCILFLWVICLYSQEKTTLGLTLNHLAISVKDVNTAATFYSKILYLPEITNRTQKEGIRWFSLGDGKELHLVSTITSPVTINKAVHLALTTPHFEALIKQLQKEHIPYSDWPGEPNKITTRADGIQQVYFQDPDGYWIEVNSVASK; encoded by the coding sequence ATGAAAAAAGCAATTACGTGCATATTGTTTCTTTGGGTAATTTGCTTGTACTCTCAAGAAAAAACAACATTAGGATTAACCTTGAATCATTTGGCTATTTCGGTAAAAGATGTCAATACAGCCGCGACTTTTTATTCCAAAATCTTGTACTTGCCCGAGATTACCAATCGCACTCAAAAAGAAGGCATTCGTTGGTTTTCTTTAGGCGATGGCAAAGAGTTGCATTTGGTTTCAACGATTACTTCGCCTGTGACAATCAACAAGGCGGTGCATTTGGCTTTAACAACGCCACATTTTGAGGCTTTGATAAAACAATTGCAAAAAGAACACATTCCATACTCCGATTGGCCAGGAGAACCCAACAAAATCACCACCCGTGCTGATGGTATTCAGCAAGTTTATTTTCAGGATCCAGATGGGTATTGGATCGAGGTTAATAGTGTCGCAAGCAAATAA
- a CDS encoding 3-hydroxyanthranilate 3,4-dioxygenase encodes MAIAKPFNLNQWIQDNRALLKPPVGNKNLYVDSGDYIVMIVAGPNARKDYHYNETEELFYQLEGSIKVIIQEEGQRKEMELHAGDMYLHPAKIPHSPVRSEGSIGLVIERKRAGLGFTDGLLWHCESCNHKLHEVYFELHNIEKDFLPHFQHFYSSETLRTCQNCGTVMDTDPRFMGKK; translated from the coding sequence ATGGCCATAGCAAAACCCTTCAACCTCAACCAATGGATTCAAGATAACCGAGCGTTATTAAAACCACCCGTTGGCAACAAGAATCTTTATGTTGATTCTGGCGACTATATCGTGATGATTGTGGCGGGTCCGAATGCCCGAAAAGATTACCACTACAACGAAACGGAAGAGCTGTTTTACCAACTCGAAGGCAGCATAAAAGTGATCATTCAAGAAGAAGGGCAGCGCAAAGAAATGGAACTGCACGCAGGAGATATGTATTTGCATCCCGCTAAAATTCCGCACTCGCCTGTACGTTCCGAAGGTTCTATTGGACTAGTCATTGAACGCAAAAGAGCAGGATTGGGTTTTACCGATGGTTTGCTTTGGCATTGTGAGTCTTGTAATCATAAACTGCACGAAGTCTATTTTGAACTCCACAACATTGAAAAAGATTTTCTGCCTCATTTTCAACATTTCTATAGTTCTGAGACGTTGCGTACTTGCCAAAATTGTGGCACCGTGATGGATACCGACCCAAGATTTATGGGGAAGAAATAA